The Anabaena sp. WA102 genome contains a region encoding:
- the psb34 gene encoding photosystem II assembly protein Psb34 produces the protein MPYTNEEGGLLNNFAKEPKLYQAEPPTNSQKRTYIILGIAAVLLIGGVIFVAFTVSNVS, from the coding sequence ATGCCTTACACAAACGAAGAGGGTGGTCTTCTCAATAACTTTGCTAAAGAACCCAAGCTTTATCAAGCTGAACCACCAACAAACTCCCAAAAGCGTACTTATATTATCTTAGGAATTGCAGCGGTGCTTTTAATTGGAGGGGTAATTTTTGTCGCTTTCACTGTCTCTAATGTTAGCTAA